In the Candidatus Melainabacteria bacterium RIFOXYA2_FULL_32_9 genome, one interval contains:
- a CDS encoding phosphate ABC transporter permease subunit PstC, producing MTKHELKENIVKTILSGASLTSIIIVLLIFFFLIKESAPFLLKTSFVDIFSSRWVPVSFIEEHFGMLPLLTGSLLVTSMAIIIAIPFGVIGAVYIAELARPIEKEILKPFIELLAGIPSVVIGFFGLVVLAPIVKNVFHLGTGLNALTGAVLLALMAIPTIISISDDAIRSVPASYKQASMALGATKMQTIWKVTFPDALPGIVAAIMLGIGRVIGETMAVMMVTGNAAIMTLYPFESVRTMTATIAAEMGEVAFGSDHYKALFLVGTILLLLTFILNVVAQKVLKEYRRV from the coding sequence ATGACAAAACATGAATTAAAGGAAAATATAGTAAAAACAATACTATCAGGAGCTTCTCTGACTAGCATTATCATAGTCTTGCTTATATTCTTCTTTCTTATAAAAGAATCAGCTCCTTTCCTGTTAAAAACTTCTTTCGTTGATATCTTTAGTTCCAGATGGGTGCCAGTATCATTTATTGAAGAGCATTTCGGCATGTTACCTCTTCTAACAGGTTCATTGCTGGTAACATCTATGGCGATAATAATTGCTATTCCATTTGGAGTTATTGGTGCCGTTTATATTGCAGAACTGGCAAGGCCTATTGAAAAAGAAATTTTAAAGCCATTTATTGAGCTTTTAGCAGGTATACCATCAGTAGTAATTGGTTTTTTTGGTTTGGTAGTGCTTGCTCCGATAGTAAAAAACGTATTTCACCTTGGTACGGGTTTAAATGCTTTAACTGGCGCCGTATTATTGGCATTAATGGCAATTCCAACCATTATCTCAATATCTGATGATGCTATAAGAAGTGTACCAGCTTCTTATAAACAGGCATCCATGGCTTTAGGTGCTACTAAAATGCAAACCATCTGGAAAGTCACGTTCCCTGATGCATTACCAGGTATAGTTGCAGCAATAATGCTAGGAATTGGTCGTGTTATAGGTGAAACCATGGCTGTAATGATGGTTACTGGTAATGCTGCAATAATGACTTTATATCCATTTGAATCAGTGAGAACAATGACAGCTACTATTGCTGCTGAAATGGGAGAAGTAGCGTTTGGTAGTGATCACTATAAAGCCCTTTTCCTTGTAGGAACTATTTTATTATTGTTAACATTTATTCTAAATGTCGTTGCGCAAAAAGTTCTTAAAGAGTATCGGAGAGTATAA
- a CDS encoding phosphate ABC transporter, permease protein PstA produces MTSKVKDRFIFWLMCGISYFIVLIVAYIVFDILYNGLPAINWEFLTTAPRSGGAEGGIFPAIVGTFYLVLGTIVVTLPLGMATAIYLTEYAKQGKFTKIIRLAIVTLAGVPSIVFGLFGLGLFVIFLKFGASILAGSLTLACMTLPIIIVASEEALRAVPKHLREGSLALGATKWQTIYKNVLPYSIPGMLTGSILGISRAAGETAPILFTAAAFFLPELPRSIFDQVMALPYHLYVLATQHPDMELVRPLQYGTALVLVTLILSVNLVAIFLRIHFRRKYKW; encoded by the coding sequence ATGACATCCAAAGTAAAAGATAGATTTATTTTCTGGTTAATGTGCGGAATATCGTACTTTATTGTTCTTATAGTAGCCTATATTGTCTTTGATATTCTTTATAACGGATTACCTGCAATTAACTGGGAATTCTTAACAACTGCCCCCAGGAGTGGTGGAGCTGAAGGTGGAATATTTCCAGCAATAGTCGGTACGTTTTATCTGGTATTAGGTACCATTGTAGTAACTTTGCCACTTGGCATGGCTACTGCAATTTATCTTACTGAATATGCGAAGCAAGGCAAATTTACAAAAATTATAAGGCTTGCAATAGTTACCCTGGCAGGGGTACCTTCTATTGTTTTTGGGCTTTTTGGTTTAGGGTTATTTGTTATATTTCTGAAATTTGGAGCGTCAATACTTGCAGGAAGTTTAACTCTGGCATGTATGACATTACCTATAATTATTGTGGCGAGCGAGGAAGCTTTAAGAGCTGTTCCAAAGCATTTAAGAGAAGGCAGTCTCGCATTAGGTGCTACTAAATGGCAAACAATTTATAAAAATGTTTTGCCATATTCTATTCCAGGGATGTTAACGGGCTCTATACTAGGAATTAGTCGTGCAGCTGGAGAGACAGCTCCAATTTTATTTACGGCTGCAGCTTTCTTTTTGCCTGAGTTGCCAAGATCAATTTTTGATCAGGTAATGGCGTTACCTTATCACTTATATGTGTTAGCAACTCAACATCCTGATATGGAGCTGGTAAGGCCGTTGCAGTATGGAACTGCTCTTGTTCTTGTAACTTTAATTTTGAGTGTAAATTTGGTAGCGATATTTTTACGTATTCACTTTAGAAGGAAGTACAAATGGTAG
- a CDS encoding phosphate ABC transporter ATP-binding protein, with protein MVNTDFNKANSVLDLNSVNKVSVSNLNFYYGAAQALFDISMDIPQGLVTAFIGPSGCGKSTFLRTLNRMNDIIDNTYIEGKVLIDGQDIYGSETDVVALRKKVGMVFQKSNPFPKSIFDNIAYGPRIYGIKNRDQLNETVEKSLIRAGLWDEVKDRLNKSAIDLSGGQQQRLCIARALAVDPEILLMDEPASALDPKATARIEDLIGELRGDYTIIIVTHNMQQAARVSDFTAFFYEGNLVEFGDTKRIFTKPKIKQTEDYITGRFG; from the coding sequence ATTGTAAATACAGATTTCAACAAAGCAAATAGTGTTTTAGATCTTAATTCAGTTAATAAAGTCAGTGTTAGCAACCTCAATTTTTATTATGGTGCAGCTCAGGCCTTATTTGATATTTCTATGGATATCCCTCAAGGTCTTGTAACAGCTTTTATCGGCCCATCTGGCTGTGGAAAGTCAACATTCTTACGTACATTAAATAGAATGAACGACATTATTGACAACACATATATAGAAGGAAAAGTATTAATTGATGGACAGGATATTTATGGATCTGAGACTGATGTGGTGGCTTTAAGAAAAAAAGTTGGTATGGTATTTCAAAAATCCAATCCTTTCCCTAAGTCAATTTTTGATAATATTGCCTATGGTCCCAGGATTTATGGAATTAAGAATCGTGATCAACTTAATGAAACAGTTGAAAAGAGTCTTATACGTGCTGGTTTATGGGATGAAGTTAAGGATAGACTGAATAAAAGTGCTATCGATTTATCAGGCGGGCAGCAGCAGCGTTTGTGTATAGCTCGTGCGTTAGCTGTTGATCCTGAAATATTGCTTATGGATGAACCAGCGTCAGCCCTTGATCCAAAAGCCACAGCACGTATTGAAGATTTAATCGGTGAATTACGAGGTGATTATACAATTATAATCGTTACTCATAATATGCAACAGGCTGCTCGTGTTTCTGATTTTACAGCTTTCTTTTATGAAGGAAATTTGGTTGAATTTGGAGATACTAAGCGGATTTTTACCAAACCGAAAATAAAACAAACAGAAGATTACATTACCGGAAGATTTGGATAA
- a CDS encoding 30S ribosomal protein S20 produces the protein MANIKSAKKRAEIAERNRQRNVAIKSSVKTAIRKVLETVKENNTEKLVAALNKAYSVIDKAVIKGVLHRNTGARKKSRLTRHVNKQEVPATE, from the coding sequence TTGGCAAATATTAAATCAGCTAAAAAGCGAGCAGAAATTGCTGAACGTAACAGACAACGCAATGTTGCTATTAAATCTTCTGTTAAAACAGCTATAAGAAAAGTATTGGAAACTGTAAAAGAAAATAATACAGAAAAACTTGTAGCTGCGTTAAATAAAGCTTACAGCGTTATTGATAAAGCTGTAATAAAAGGTGTCTTACATAGAAACACCGGGGCAAGAAAGAAGTCCCGTCTTACTAGACACGTAAATAAGCAAGAAGTTCCTGCAACAGAATAA
- a CDS encoding glucose-1-phosphate adenylyltransferase: MYNDDVLVMILAGGEGRRLYPLTRDRAKPAVPFGGRYRIIDFVLNNFANSGFFKIKIITQFKSDSLNKHVSRGWPVSPFLGQFIDLVPAQMRTGGEWYRGTADAIYQNINIIYDEEPKYVCVFGGDHVYKMDVRHMLEYHKEKGAELTVSGIPMPVEEAHHFGVMVIDEDWRLIGFQEKPKENPKTIPGRPDMVLASMGNYIFDKDVIIKELEADATNPASTRDFGKDVINNMVSRGNVYVYDFSRNFVPGMTETEIGYWRDVGNIDSYWKANMDLIAVQPEVNLYSKEWPIRTFNYNYPPAKFVWEESERVGMATNSLVSEGCIISGGQISKCILSPNVRVNSFSYVSESILMEDVNIGRHAEIRRAIIDKFVEIPPYIRIGYDREEDIARGFYVSESGITVVPKGAIL, translated from the coding sequence ATGTATAATGATGATGTGTTAGTAATGATTCTTGCTGGTGGAGAAGGAAGAAGACTTTATCCATTAACAAGAGACAGAGCAAAACCAGCTGTTCCATTTGGGGGAAGATATAGAATAATTGACTTTGTATTAAATAATTTTGCAAATTCAGGTTTTTTCAAAATAAAAATTATTACCCAGTTTAAGTCTGATTCGTTGAATAAGCATGTTTCACGAGGATGGCCTGTTTCTCCATTTTTAGGTCAGTTTATTGACCTTGTACCTGCCCAAATGAGAACTGGCGGTGAATGGTATAGAGGAACAGCAGACGCTATTTATCAGAATATTAATATTATTTATGATGAAGAGCCTAAATATGTCTGCGTTTTTGGCGGAGATCATGTTTATAAAATGGATGTCAGACATATGTTGGAATATCATAAAGAAAAAGGTGCTGAATTAACAGTATCAGGTATTCCAATGCCGGTTGAAGAAGCTCATCATTTTGGTGTAATGGTGATTGATGAAGACTGGAGATTAATAGGATTCCAGGAAAAACCGAAAGAAAATCCTAAAACTATTCCAGGAAGACCTGATATGGTACTCGCTTCCATGGGAAATTATATCTTTGATAAAGATGTTATAATAAAAGAACTGGAAGCTGATGCTACAAACCCTGCAAGTACCCGCGATTTTGGGAAAGACGTAATCAATAACATGGTTTCTCGTGGTAATGTTTACGTTTACGATTTTAGCAGAAACTTTGTTCCGGGAATGACTGAAACAGAGATAGGATACTGGAGAGATGTGGGGAATATAGATTCATACTGGAAGGCCAACATGGATTTAATAGCTGTACAGCCTGAAGTTAATCTATATAGTAAAGAATGGCCCATTAGAACCTTTAATTACAATTATCCACCTGCTAAATTTGTATGGGAAGAGTCAGAGAGAGTCGGTATGGCTACTAACTCACTTGTATCTGAAGGATGTATTATTAGTGGGGGACAAATTAGTAAGTGTATTCTTTCTCCAAATGTCAGGGTAAACAGTTTCTCTTATGTATCTGAATCAATTCTTATGGAAGATGTTAACATAGGTCGTCATGCGGAAATTAGAAGAGCAATAATAGATAAATTTGTTGAAATTCCTCCATATATAAGAATTGGATATGATAGAGAAGAGGATATTGCAAGGGGCTTCTATGTATCAGAATCAGGAATAACTGTAGTACCAAAAGGGGCAATATTATGA
- a CDS encoding phosphate transport system regulatory protein PhoU gives MPRHLQREINNLRQKILTLSTVVEESVYLSVKSFMERDADLAAKIINKDQEVDLIEIEVEEECLKILALHQPVAVDLRYIIAALKLNNDLERIGDMAVKIAERTVNISRHNVQEVPIDFSSMAEKVKLMLKKSLDALVHMNSELAKEVCIADDEVDELHRNTYMVVKNQLSAHPEHISVLLDFLSVSGCLERIADHTTNIAEDIIYMIEGEIIRHSKIREKC, from the coding sequence ATGCCAAGACATTTGCAAAGAGAAATAAATAATTTAAGGCAGAAAATTCTTACATTAAGTACAGTTGTAGAGGAAAGTGTTTACTTGTCTGTTAAGTCTTTTATGGAAAGGGATGCTGACCTAGCTGCAAAGATTATTAATAAAGATCAAGAAGTTGACTTAATAGAAATAGAAGTAGAAGAAGAGTGTTTAAAAATACTTGCCTTACATCAGCCGGTTGCAGTGGACCTTCGCTATATCATTGCAGCCCTTAAACTAAATAATGACCTTGAGCGTATTGGTGATATGGCTGTTAAGATAGCTGAAAGGACAGTTAATATCTCCAGACATAATGTGCAGGAAGTTCCTATAGATTTTTCCAGTATGGCAGAAAAGGTAAAATTGATGCTTAAGAAAAGCTTGGATGCATTGGTCCATATGAATTCAGAGCTTGCTAAAGAAGTTTGTATTGCTGATGATGAAGTTGACGAATTACACCGCAATACCTACATGGTAGTTAAGAATCAGCTAAGTGCTCATCCTGAACATATAAGCGTATTGCTTGATTTTTTGTCTGTAAGTGGTTGTTTAGAACGTATAGCAGATCATACAACTAATATTGCTGAAGATATAATCTATATGATTGAGGGAGAAATTATTAGGCATAGTAAAATTAGAGAAAAATGTTGA